In the genome of Hymenobacter taeanensis, one region contains:
- a CDS encoding TonB-dependent receptor, with product MSRFLLTTGFLLLTGGVLAQTTAPAPGRLGRTSAAAAPVRGRVTDAASGEALPGATIVFPDLRQATSADADGNFQFANLPKGRFLMQVRFVGFTTVARTVDTSTGQPLEVALTPAETEIGQVVVTGVSASTEMRRSPIPTSIIDQTRLRQTAATNAVDAIAHTPGLNQITTGAAISKPVIRGLSSNRVITLNNGAKQEGQQWGDEHGIEIDEFSIDRAEVIKGPGSLLYGSDGLAGVINFLPADPVEDGRIIGSVAANYQTNNYQQGYSLMNAGNLNGFNWQVRGSGKVAADYRNRYDGRVYNSGFRELNSNGYVGLNKSWGYSHFTYNSFNQILGLIEGERDSTSGRFLRTNGFGDTEIVTGRGFSGYGLDVPRQQINHLRIGTDNNFILGQHRLTVNVGWQQNLRREFGNPRYYYEQSLFFQLRTVDYAVRWFLPEMKGWNTTLGVSGMQQQNQNKGVEFLIPAYKLLDGGLFGVTKKSFGKLDLSGGLRYDIRHITADALYLNEDEEPVPAGQGEAKFTGFKSTFRNVSGSVGGAYNINDKWLIKANVARGFRAPNIAELGSNGVHEGTTRYEVGEPNLKAETSFQLDGGVSYTADHVSLSVDAFRNRISNYIFPRRLANAAGEDSIAVTGDRLFRYGQGDARLAGGEVSIDLHPHPLDWLHFENSFSMVRAIQFDQPEGQQYLPFIPADRLQSELRVNFRKVGNTRLHNLYARGGVEHNFTQNRIFSAFDTETRTPGYTLVNVGVGTEVTNSQDKTLFSLYLAVNNLFDVAYQNHLSRLKYTDVNNATGRVGVYNMGRTLSVKLVVPLSFK from the coding sequence ATGTCTCGATTTCTCCTCACAACCGGTTTTCTGCTGCTAACTGGCGGTGTACTTGCCCAAACTACTGCTCCTGCCCCTGGCCGTCTGGGGCGTACTTCTGCTGCGGCAGCACCGGTCAGAGGCCGGGTAACCGATGCCGCCTCCGGGGAAGCCCTACCAGGCGCCACCATCGTTTTTCCTGATCTGCGGCAGGCTACGTCGGCAGATGCCGACGGCAACTTTCAGTTTGCCAACCTGCCCAAGGGGCGGTTTCTAATGCAGGTGCGCTTTGTGGGCTTCACTACCGTGGCCCGCACCGTAGATACCAGCACCGGGCAGCCGCTGGAAGTAGCCCTTACGCCCGCCGAGACCGAGATTGGACAGGTGGTGGTAACGGGCGTGTCGGCCAGCACGGAAATGCGCCGCTCGCCCATCCCAACCAGCATCATCGACCAGACGCGCCTGCGCCAGACCGCCGCTACCAATGCCGTGGATGCCATTGCGCACACGCCGGGCCTCAACCAGATTACAACGGGGGCAGCCATCAGCAAGCCGGTTATTCGGGGCTTAAGCTCTAATCGCGTAATCACGCTCAACAACGGCGCCAAGCAGGAGGGCCAGCAGTGGGGCGATGAGCACGGCATCGAGATTGACGAGTTTAGCATTGACCGGGCGGAGGTAATCAAAGGCCCCGGCTCCTTGCTCTATGGCTCCGATGGCCTGGCTGGCGTCATTAACTTTCTGCCCGCCGACCCCGTGGAGGATGGACGCATCATTGGCTCGGTGGCCGCTAACTACCAGACCAATAACTACCAGCAGGGCTATTCCCTGATGAATGCCGGCAACCTCAACGGCTTCAACTGGCAGGTGCGCGGCTCGGGCAAAGTAGCCGCCGACTACCGCAACCGCTACGATGGCCGCGTCTACAACTCCGGCTTCCGGGAGCTGAACAGCAACGGCTACGTGGGCCTCAACAAAAGCTGGGGCTACTCCCACTTCACCTATAACAGCTTCAATCAGATCTTAGGCCTCATTGAGGGCGAGCGAGATTCTACCTCGGGCCGCTTTCTGCGCACTAACGGCTTCGGCGACACTGAAATAGTGACTGGCCGCGGCTTCTCGGGCTACGGCCTAGATGTGCCCCGCCAGCAGATCAACCACCTGCGCATCGGCACCGATAACAACTTCATACTGGGCCAGCACCGGCTAACGGTAAACGTGGGGTGGCAGCAGAACCTGCGCCGGGAGTTCGGCAACCCGCGTTATTACTACGAGCAGTCGTTGTTTTTTCAGTTGCGCACCGTGGACTATGCCGTGCGCTGGTTTCTGCCCGAAATGAAGGGCTGGAATACCACCTTGGGAGTGAGCGGCATGCAGCAGCAAAACCAGAACAAGGGCGTAGAATTCCTGATTCCGGCATATAAGCTGCTTGATGGGGGCCTGTTCGGTGTTACGAAGAAGTCGTTTGGCAAGCTGGATCTGAGTGGTGGCCTACGCTACGATATTCGCCACATCACCGCCGATGCCCTGTACCTGAACGAAGACGAGGAGCCAGTGCCCGCTGGCCAGGGTGAGGCTAAATTTACGGGCTTCAAGAGTACCTTCCGCAACGTGAGCGGCAGCGTGGGCGGGGCCTACAATATCAATGATAAGTGGCTGATTAAAGCTAACGTGGCCCGCGGTTTCCGGGCGCCAAATATTGCCGAGCTGGGCTCAAACGGCGTGCACGAAGGCACCACGCGCTACGAGGTAGGTGAGCCAAACCTCAAAGCCGAAACCAGCTTTCAGCTAGATGGGGGCGTGAGCTACACCGCCGACCACGTAAGCCTCTCGGTAGACGCCTTCCGCAACCGCATCAGCAACTACATTTTCCCGCGCCGCCTTGCTAACGCCGCCGGCGAAGACTCCATTGCCGTAACCGGCGACCGACTGTTCCGCTACGGGCAGGGCGATGCGCGGCTGGCGGGCGGCGAGGTGAGCATCGACCTGCACCCTCACCCCCTCGACTGGCTGCACTTCGAGAACTCCTTCTCTATGGTGCGGGCCATTCAGTTTGACCAGCCCGAGGGCCAGCAATACCTGCCCTTTATTCCCGCTGACCGGTTGCAGTCGGAGCTGCGGGTGAACTTCCGGAAAGTGGGTAATACGCGCCTACACAACCTGTACGCCCGCGGTGGCGTGGAGCACAACTTCACGCAAAACCGCATCTTCTCCGCCTTCGATACCGAAACCCGTACCCCTGGCTACACGCTGGTGAATGTGGGCGTGGGCACTGAAGTCACCAACAGCCAGGATAAAACGCTGTTTTCGCTGTATCTGGCGGTTAACAACCTGTTTGATGTGGCCTACCAGAACCACCTGAGCCGCCTGAAGTACACGGACGTAAACAACGCTACCGGCCGGGTGGGTGTATATAACATGGGCCGCACGTTAAGCGTGAAGCTGGTAGTACCGCTGAGCTTTAAATAG
- a CDS encoding TonB-dependent receptor encodes MLFRVPGAPDRFRCVWLLLLLWSTATVALGQSGTCALSLSGRISDHESRGSLASATVVVLETQQATQTEADGHYHFELCPGTYHVQVSFVGFTPETAEVRLGPAVVRDFKLHPDAILLQGATVNGQHVEAPTLQATATLSEQALQQTRGQTLGEALQKVTGVTAIQTGPSIFKPMIHGLHSNRVTILNNGVRQEGQQWGQEHGPEIDPFIASKLTVVKGAASVRYGSDAIGGVVLVQPKALRDSAGTGGELNLVGMSNNGLGAASGTIEGNLAKLPALSWRVQGTAKRAGTMRAPGYYLKNSGFEEYDYSGAVGWRKATYGLEVFYSQFSTKLGILPAAHAESPSDLSAAIARPRPLETTSFNYYINRAYQQVSHELLKLTGFVKTGSVGRLTATLGQQTDFRDEYDLYSARNAERAALNRPALSYSNRTTTGELVWEHKPLGHFTGSVGLAGTYQLNRYADGTKGFIPFYNNYVAGAFAIERWQQGKWQLEGGLRADYRHLQTRRGTRNAQGVYYVDRREFSYVTPAASLDAMYDPAAHLTLSLTTSLTQRAPAPNERFSDGVHNAQYELGYDLVPGNGALRPETAYHTALTANWHDNPRLNGEVTVYQTAINGFIYQQPILPPVINIRGTLISWQYYQTNATLRGLDIGLTYRLAPQWQLAGKASVVRGRDTKADQWQVFMPADRAELSVRYEAPDGNGRLTGRYVNLGGYAVARQTRVPDNYAAKDYALPPAGYALLGLETGATVHWGRLPLEVSVAGSNLLNQRYRDYLNRYRYFANEMGRNVTLRVRVPLEFGHKRQ; translated from the coding sequence ATGCTTTTCCGTGTTCCGGGCGCTCCGGACCGGTTTAGGTGCGTGTGGCTGTTGCTCCTGCTGTGGAGCACGGCTACGGTAGCCCTAGGCCAGTCGGGTACCTGTGCCCTGTCGCTGAGCGGCCGCATTTCCGACCACGAGAGTCGGGGGTCGCTGGCCAGCGCGACGGTGGTGGTGCTGGAAACCCAGCAGGCCACCCAAACTGAGGCCGATGGCCATTACCATTTTGAGTTATGCCCTGGCACGTACCACGTGCAGGTATCCTTCGTGGGCTTTACCCCCGAAACTGCCGAGGTGCGCCTAGGGCCCGCCGTGGTGCGCGACTTTAAGCTGCACCCCGATGCTATCCTGTTGCAAGGCGCGACGGTAAACGGGCAGCACGTAGAGGCCCCTACCCTGCAAGCCACCGCCACGCTGAGCGAGCAGGCCCTGCAGCAAACGCGGGGGCAAACGCTGGGCGAAGCGCTGCAGAAAGTAACTGGTGTAACGGCTATCCAAACCGGTCCGAGCATCTTCAAGCCCATGATTCACGGGCTGCACTCCAACCGCGTAACCATTCTCAATAATGGCGTGCGGCAAGAAGGGCAGCAGTGGGGCCAGGAGCACGGACCAGAAATAGACCCGTTTATTGCCTCTAAACTTACCGTAGTGAAGGGCGCCGCCAGCGTCCGGTACGGCTCCGATGCCATTGGCGGCGTGGTGCTGGTGCAGCCCAAAGCCCTGCGCGACTCAGCGGGCACAGGCGGGGAGCTCAACCTGGTAGGTATGAGCAACAATGGCCTGGGCGCAGCTTCGGGCACCATAGAGGGAAACCTGGCCAAGCTGCCGGCCCTGAGCTGGCGGGTGCAGGGCACGGCCAAGCGCGCCGGCACTATGCGGGCGCCCGGCTACTACCTGAAAAACTCTGGTTTTGAGGAGTATGACTACTCCGGGGCCGTGGGCTGGCGCAAGGCCACCTATGGCCTGGAAGTGTTCTACAGCCAGTTCAGCACGAAGCTGGGCATTCTGCCGGCGGCACACGCGGAAAGTCCCTCCGACTTATCAGCCGCCATTGCCCGGCCTAGGCCACTGGAAACCACGAGTTTCAACTACTATATCAACCGAGCCTATCAGCAGGTAAGCCATGAGCTACTGAAGCTGACGGGCTTTGTAAAAACCGGCTCGGTGGGGCGCCTGACGGCTACTCTAGGCCAGCAGACGGACTTCCGCGACGAGTATGACCTGTACTCGGCCCGCAATGCGGAGCGGGCGGCGCTGAACCGGCCCGCGCTGAGCTACTCCAACCGCACCACCACGGGGGAGCTGGTCTGGGAGCACAAGCCCCTGGGCCACTTCACGGGTAGCGTGGGGCTGGCCGGCACCTACCAGCTCAACCGCTACGCCGATGGTACAAAGGGCTTTATCCCCTTCTACAACAACTACGTGGCAGGCGCCTTTGCCATTGAGCGCTGGCAGCAGGGCAAGTGGCAGCTGGAGGGTGGCCTACGCGCCGACTACCGCCACCTACAAACCCGCCGCGGCACCCGTAACGCCCAAGGCGTGTACTACGTGGACCGGCGCGAGTTCAGCTACGTGACACCTGCCGCCTCGCTGGACGCTATGTATGACCCAGCGGCTCACCTTACGCTTAGCCTGACCACCAGCCTCACCCAGCGGGCGCCTGCTCCCAACGAGCGGTTCAGTGATGGCGTGCACAACGCCCAATATGAGCTAGGCTACGACCTGGTACCGGGCAATGGGGCACTACGCCCCGAAACGGCCTACCACACGGCGCTAACGGCCAACTGGCACGATAACCCGCGTCTCAATGGGGAAGTGACGGTGTATCAGACCGCCATCAACGGCTTCATCTATCAGCAGCCCATTCTGCCGCCGGTCATCAACATCCGGGGCACGCTCATCAGCTGGCAGTACTACCAGACCAACGCTACCCTGCGCGGCCTCGATATAGGCCTAACCTACCGCCTGGCGCCCCAGTGGCAACTGGCGGGCAAAGCCTCCGTGGTGCGTGGCCGTGATACCAAGGCCGACCAGTGGCAGGTGTTTATGCCCGCCGACCGGGCGGAGCTCTCAGTGCGCTACGAGGCGCCCGATGGCAATGGCCGCCTCACCGGGCGCTATGTGAATCTGGGCGGCTATGCCGTAGCCCGCCAAACCCGCGTGCCCGACAACTACGCAGCCAAAGATTATGCCCTGCCGCCGGCTGGCTACGCCTTGCTAGGTCTGGAAACCGGAGCCACTGTGCACTGGGGACGTCTGCCACTGGAGGTGAGTGTGGCGGGCTCCAACCTGCTCAACCAGCGCTACCGCGACTACCTCAACCGCTACCGCTACTTCGCCAACGAAATGGGCCGCAACGTGACGCTTCGCGTGCGGGTGCCCCTGGAGTTTGGGCATAAGCGGCAGTAG
- the htpG gene encoding molecular chaperone HtpG produces MQEKGSISIHTENIFPIIKKFLYSDHEIFLRELVSNAVDATQKLKSLGQLGEFKGELGELKVKVSVDKEARTITISDRGLGMTGEEIKKYINQIAFSGASEFVEKYKEQDAATKDQIIGKFGMGFYSAFMVASEVEIFSKSYQEGTEAAHWTCDGSTEFTLETADKADRGTDVVLHVAEDSDEFLEAARLRTILTKYCKFLPIEIEFEGEVINQTAPIWTKQPSELTDEDYKKFYHELYPMSMDEPLFWIHLNVDYPFNLTGILYFPKVKDELQFQRNKIQLYSRQVFITDEVKDVVPEFLMLLHGVIDSPDIPLNVSRSFLQADAAVKKINTYITKKVADKLAELFRKDRAGFEEKWSDIGLFVKYGMLSDEKFYEKAKDFALVQNVAGKYFTLAEYQEHVQANQKDKNDQTVVLYTTDAEAQHAFVQAAQDRGYDVLKLDAVLDSHFIGQLEQKLEKTTFKRVDADTVGKLIEKEEQQESVLSDDDKTKLQELYKGAISNEHMHVQVEALSPQDAPVIITLPEFMRRMKDMQRTGGGGGMQMFGNLPDSYTVSVNANHPIAQRVLKAEGEAGSKLARQAYDLALLAQGMLKGEALTAFVKRSADLLAAE; encoded by the coding sequence ATGCAAGAGAAAGGCAGCATCTCGATTCATACCGAGAATATCTTCCCCATCATCAAGAAATTTCTGTATTCTGACCACGAAATCTTCCTGCGGGAATTGGTCAGCAATGCCGTTGACGCCACACAGAAGCTGAAGAGCCTAGGCCAGCTGGGTGAGTTTAAAGGCGAGCTAGGTGAGCTGAAAGTAAAGGTGAGCGTAGACAAGGAGGCGCGTACCATTACCATCTCCGACCGCGGCCTGGGCATGACGGGCGAAGAAATCAAGAAGTACATCAACCAGATTGCTTTCTCCGGGGCTTCTGAGTTTGTAGAGAAGTACAAGGAGCAGGATGCCGCTACTAAAGACCAGATTATCGGTAAGTTTGGTATGGGCTTCTACTCGGCGTTTATGGTAGCCAGCGAGGTAGAAATCTTCTCCAAGAGCTACCAGGAGGGTACTGAGGCGGCTCACTGGACTTGTGACGGTAGCACGGAGTTTACGCTCGAAACTGCTGACAAAGCCGACCGCGGTACTGATGTAGTCTTGCACGTAGCCGAAGACTCGGACGAGTTTCTGGAAGCGGCCCGCTTGCGCACCATCCTTACCAAGTACTGCAAGTTCCTGCCCATCGAAATTGAGTTTGAGGGCGAAGTAATCAACCAAACGGCGCCCATCTGGACAAAGCAGCCCTCAGAGCTGACCGACGAGGATTACAAGAAGTTCTACCATGAGCTGTATCCAATGTCGATGGATGAGCCCCTATTCTGGATTCACCTCAACGTAGACTACCCCTTCAACCTGACGGGTATCCTGTACTTCCCGAAGGTAAAAGATGAGCTGCAGTTCCAGCGCAACAAAATCCAGCTGTACTCGCGTCAGGTGTTTATCACCGATGAGGTGAAAGACGTAGTGCCCGAGTTCCTGATGCTGCTCCACGGCGTTATTGATTCGCCTGATATTCCGCTGAACGTGTCGCGCAGCTTCTTGCAGGCTGATGCGGCCGTAAAGAAAATTAACACCTACATCACCAAGAAGGTAGCCGACAAGCTGGCCGAGTTGTTCCGCAAAGACCGCGCAGGCTTTGAGGAGAAATGGTCCGATATCGGCCTGTTCGTGAAGTATGGCATGCTCTCCGACGAGAAGTTCTACGAGAAGGCCAAGGATTTTGCGCTGGTACAGAACGTAGCCGGCAAATACTTCACCCTGGCGGAGTATCAGGAGCATGTGCAGGCCAACCAGAAAGACAAGAACGACCAGACGGTAGTACTATACACCACCGACGCGGAGGCGCAGCACGCTTTTGTGCAAGCCGCTCAAGACCGGGGCTACGACGTGCTGAAACTGGATGCTGTGCTTGACTCGCACTTCATTGGCCAATTGGAGCAAAAGCTAGAGAAAACCACCTTTAAGCGCGTTGATGCCGACACCGTTGGCAAGCTCATCGAGAAAGAGGAGCAGCAGGAAAGTGTACTCAGCGACGACGACAAAACCAAGCTGCAGGAGCTTTACAAAGGCGCCATTAGCAACGAGCACATGCACGTGCAGGTAGAGGCGCTCTCGCCTCAGGATGCGCCGGTTATTATTACCTTGCCTGAGTTCATGCGCCGCATGAAAGACATGCAGCGCACTGGCGGTGGCGGCGGCATGCAGATGTTCGGCAACCTGCCCGATAGCTACACGGTGAGCGTAAACGCCAACCATCCCATTGCCCAGCGCGTGCTGAAAGCTGAAGGAGAAGCCGGCAGCAAGCTGGCCCGGCAAGCCTACGACCTCGCGCTGCTGGCGCAAGGTATGCTGAAAGGAGAGGCGTTAACCGCCTTTGTGAAGCGTAGCGCTGATTTACTGGCTGCTGAATAG
- a CDS encoding toxin-antitoxin system YwqK family antitoxin — protein MRLFRLYLLLLIGLGLSVAACSKKTVSFNSKSNAGGLALGTDSLTTTSDTTAAPSLIAKRTTLTKEQERAAKEKEKAAQRKPKKKKNIFLGERIKKGYVKSGGKGKNQRIETFYYLRSFQQPNPYAPARYVYDPKKRRIIKATGEIDGNQYKVLHGPYKKTEGGKVVETGYYAIGTRHLRWETFNRENILLTKTHYEMGFPRDANVTYYDGAQKQVKEVIPFVNGKLEGDYVRYNENGQLEWDGQFENGKRIGTWNRYWGFRNARNRLRYEYQYGETGYDPEVTEPVLVKEYNRNGVLIYEKDKLDKRGEGDTARPGMKK, from the coding sequence ATGCGTCTGTTCCGTCTGTACTTGCTTTTGCTGATAGGCCTTGGCCTTTCGGTAGCGGCATGCTCCAAAAAAACAGTTTCCTTCAATAGTAAGTCCAATGCTGGTGGCCTAGCCTTGGGCACAGACTCGCTGACCACTACCTCCGACACAACTGCAGCTCCTTCACTGATAGCCAAGCGCACTACGCTTACCAAAGAGCAGGAGCGGGCCGCCAAGGAGAAAGAAAAGGCAGCGCAGCGCAAACCCAAAAAGAAGAAAAATATCTTTCTGGGTGAGCGGATTAAAAAGGGCTATGTGAAGTCAGGTGGCAAGGGCAAAAACCAACGAATCGAAACGTTCTATTATCTGCGCAGCTTCCAGCAGCCCAATCCGTATGCGCCGGCCCGCTACGTCTATGACCCCAAGAAGCGTCGGATTATCAAGGCTACCGGAGAGATTGATGGCAACCAGTATAAGGTGCTGCATGGCCCTTATAAAAAGACGGAGGGAGGCAAAGTAGTGGAAACCGGGTACTACGCCATTGGAACCAGGCATCTGCGCTGGGAAACCTTTAACCGGGAGAACATTCTGCTCACCAAAACCCACTACGAGATGGGTTTCCCACGCGACGCCAACGTGACCTATTATGATGGGGCGCAAAAGCAGGTAAAAGAGGTAATACCGTTTGTGAATGGAAAGCTGGAAGGCGATTATGTGCGCTACAATGAGAACGGCCAGCTGGAGTGGGATGGGCAGTTTGAGAACGGGAAACGCATTGGTACCTGGAACCGCTACTGGGGCTTCCGGAACGCTCGCAACCGCCTACGCTACGAGTACCAGTACGGCGAAACAGGCTACGACCCCGAAGTAACGGAGCCTGTGCTGGTAAAAGAATACAACCGCAATGGTGTGCTCATCTACGAGAAAGATAAACTAGATAAGCGCGGCGAAGGCGATACTGCGCGCCCCGGCATGAAAAAGTAA
- a CDS encoding YraN family protein, with translation MPITAHMLGQAGEDAALEFLLAQGYALVHRNYRYCRAEVDLIVRLGQELLVFAEVKTRTTVRYGYPEEFVTPRKQELFRRAAEQVQEHLAWTGDIRFDILAITPSSSGLQVAHFEDAFY, from the coding sequence ATGCCTATTACTGCCCATATGCTAGGCCAAGCTGGGGAAGACGCCGCACTGGAGTTCCTGCTGGCTCAGGGTTATGCGCTGGTACACCGCAACTACCGCTACTGCCGGGCCGAAGTGGACCTGATAGTGCGCCTGGGCCAGGAGCTACTGGTGTTTGCGGAGGTTAAAACCAGGACAACGGTACGCTACGGGTACCCTGAGGAATTTGTGACTCCTCGCAAACAGGAGCTGTTCCGGCGCGCAGCCGAGCAGGTACAGGAGCACCTCGCTTGGACCGGCGACATTCGGTTTGATATTCTAGCGATTACGCCCAGCAGCAGTGGCCTACAGGTTGCACACTTTGAAGATGCTTTCTATTAA
- the lipB gene encoding lipoyl(octanoyl) transferase LipB: MDFLSACVTPSPPGAASLAVAPALSGQNRQIQVRRLGLVDYVPTWELQEQLLADTLAIKARNRTAQEQAQPFEPTPNYLLLCEHPHVYTLGKSGKPEHLLLNETGLAAHAATFHRINRGGDITYHGPGQLVGYPILDLDNFFTDIHRYLRVLEEAVIMTLADYNLRAGRIDGLTGVWLDFEAGAANPRKICALGVKCSRWVTMHGFALNVNTDLSYFGHIVPCGITDKAVTSLQQELGQVVPVAEVQERLLLHLAGLLGAELRS, from the coding sequence ATGGACTTTCTTTCAGCCTGCGTAACCCCCAGCCCCCCCGGAGCTGCTTCCTTAGCAGTGGCGCCCGCGCTATCGGGGCAAAATCGGCAGATTCAGGTTCGCCGGTTGGGGTTGGTTGACTACGTACCTACCTGGGAGTTGCAGGAGCAGCTATTAGCTGATACGCTGGCAATTAAAGCCCGTAACCGCACTGCCCAAGAGCAGGCGCAGCCCTTTGAGCCAACGCCCAATTACCTGTTGCTGTGTGAACATCCGCATGTATATACTCTGGGCAAAAGCGGCAAGCCGGAGCACCTTCTCCTGAATGAAACTGGCCTGGCCGCCCACGCCGCTACCTTCCACCGGATCAACCGTGGCGGCGACATCACTTATCACGGACCTGGCCAGCTGGTAGGGTATCCCATCCTCGACCTGGATAACTTCTTCACCGATATCCACCGTTACCTGCGGGTGCTGGAGGAGGCCGTTATCATGACCCTAGCCGACTACAATCTCCGCGCCGGGCGCATTGATGGGCTTACTGGCGTATGGCTTGATTTTGAAGCGGGAGCTGCTAACCCTCGCAAAATCTGTGCTTTAGGAGTAAAATGCAGCCGGTGGGTAACCATGCACGGCTTCGCCTTAAACGTCAACACCGACCTGTCGTATTTCGGGCATATTGTGCCTTGTGGCATTACCGATAAAGCAGTCACGTCTTTGCAGCAGGAGCTAGGCCAGGTAGTACCTGTAGCGGAGGTGCAGGAGCGTTTGCTACTACATTTGGCCGGATTATTGGGCGCCGAGCTCCGCTCTTGA
- a CDS encoding MraY family glycosyltransferase, whose protein sequence is MSHLGIQLGLSSLWAFLVSMFAVPSIIYIAHLKNMLDTPNVRTVHESLTPRLGGVAVFAGFMSALTIFADLSHGIQQLLAGCIVLFFVGLKDDLVTISVAKKFVGQLLATGIVMIMADVRITSFQGILGIQELPVGISYAFTFLVIVGITNAINLIDGLDGLAGTIVLIIVSTFGYYFYEYGGPNFQNYVFVSVCVIGGMLGFLRYNFHKASIFMGDTGSLLCGFIVSILTIQFIEMGLKVGQPFASAAPSVAVGILFVPLFDTLRVFIVRMMAGRSPFSPDKNHVHHRILAMGFQQISTVMLLGALNLVVILFVINFAYLGNTMLIVGLVVFSVLLSFLLGVYQSRSAQQRVAS, encoded by the coding sequence ATGAGTCACCTTGGAATTCAGTTGGGCCTGTCCTCTCTTTGGGCATTTCTGGTATCGATGTTTGCGGTGCCGTCCATTATTTACATCGCCCACCTGAAAAATATGCTCGATACGCCTAACGTGCGTACCGTCCATGAATCCCTGACTCCTCGCCTTGGTGGGGTTGCAGTGTTTGCCGGCTTCATGTCGGCTCTTACCATCTTCGCCGATCTATCACACGGGATTCAACAGCTGCTGGCTGGCTGCATTGTGCTGTTTTTTGTGGGGCTTAAGGATGATCTGGTGACCATTTCCGTCGCGAAGAAATTCGTAGGCCAACTGCTTGCTACCGGCATCGTCATGATTATGGCCGATGTGCGCATCACGAGTTTCCAGGGCATTCTCGGAATACAGGAGTTGCCAGTTGGCATCAGCTACGCCTTTACTTTCCTGGTTATCGTGGGGATTACCAACGCCATCAATCTCATTGATGGCCTCGATGGTTTGGCGGGTACTATTGTACTTATAATTGTGAGCACCTTCGGGTATTACTTCTATGAGTACGGCGGTCCTAACTTTCAGAACTACGTATTCGTCTCGGTTTGTGTGATAGGAGGAATGCTCGGCTTTCTGCGGTACAACTTCCACAAGGCCAGTATTTTCATGGGCGACACGGGCTCTCTACTGTGTGGCTTCATTGTTTCCATCCTGACCATTCAATTTATCGAGATGGGGCTGAAGGTGGGGCAACCGTTTGCTTCTGCTGCACCCTCTGTGGCCGTTGGTATTCTGTTCGTGCCTCTTTTTGATACGTTGCGCGTGTTTATCGTACGTATGATGGCGGGCCGCTCGCCTTTTTCTCCTGACAAAAACCACGTGCATCATCGCATCCTGGCTATGGGCTTCCAGCAAATCAGCACAGTTATGCTGTTAGGAGCGCTTAACTTGGTGGTGATTCTGTTTGTCATCAATTTCGCCTACCTCGGCAACACAATGCTTATTGTTGGGCTGGTTGTGTTTTCTGTGTTGCTCAGCTTTCTGCTGGGGGTATACCAGAGCCGCAGTGCCCAGCAACGAGTGGCTTCCTAG